The Amaranthus tricolor cultivar Red isolate AtriRed21 chromosome 6, ASM2621246v1, whole genome shotgun sequence genome has a segment encoding these proteins:
- the LOC130814961 gene encoding uncharacterized protein LOC130814961, translating to MTLRNIPTIVAPTPYALVPPLDEHFKDNSWRSWDCDTTYTDEGEFQKGMMFDNKDALLDAVRLYHIRRNVEYRTETSNQTVLTLKCKRGCGWRLRARKSSYSPSWEIITYKGKHGGCVLSTENVSAGHIHLTSSVINNRISFCVAQDPSIKVSVVRQMVKDQFGVEVTYKRAWCAKQQALLSIYGTWEDSYPLLPRFLKALQISKTIGDSRRLIPSTYL from the coding sequence atgaccttaagaaacattccaacaatcgttgctcctacaccctatgcactggttccccctctagatgagcACTTtaaggacaactcttggaggtcttgggattgtgatacaacctacaccgacgaaggagagtttcaaaagggtatgatgtttgacaacaaggatgccttgttggacgctgttagattgtatcatattcgtaggaacgttgagtaccgaactgagacttcaaatcaaaccgtgctcacgttgaagtgtaagagagggtgtggttggaggcttagggctaggaagagctcctattcaccgTCATGGGAGATTATTACttataaagggaagcatgggggttgtgttttaagtactgaaaacgtgtcagctgggcacattcatttgacatcttccgtgattaacaatcgTATTAGTTTttgtgttgctcaagacccatcaattaaggtttcTGTTGTCcgtcaaatggtgaaagaccaattcggtgtcgaagtgacctataagcgggcatggtgtgctaaacagcaagcccttctctcGATCTATGGTACgtgggaagattcttatcctcttcttccacgcttccTGAAGGCACTGCAAATTTCAAAGACTATAGGTGACTCCaggagactcataccttccacctacctaTAG
- the LOC130814960 gene encoding protein NRT1/ PTR FAMILY 5.10-like, translated as MAYQGLGLLTLSAMLPSLSCINEDTMNNDTFGCSSHLQRMMFFIAIYMVAIGQGGHKPCVQAFGANQFDGENPAESKAKSSFFNWWYFGLCTGSLLGIGVLSYVQENLNWGLGFGIPCIIMVIALLIFLLGTATYRYIIISENESPFLRIGRVFVKAARNWNVKLLVIGNKEDSHGTQKRDGTHQFRFLDKASFDGCSNNEVGEAKGVLRLFPIWAATLVYGIVYSQTSTFFTKQGIPTGIFLKKMVFDANKKSKWYMVNY; from the coding sequence ATGGCTTACCAGGGGCTAGGCCTACTAACTCTATCAGCAATGCTGCCTTCCCTGAGCTGTATCAATGAGGACACAATGAACAACGACACGTTTGGATGTTCTTCACATTTGCAGAGGATGATGTTCTTTATTGCAATTTATATGGTTGCAATTGGGCAAGGTGGGCACAAGCCTTGTGTTCAGGCTTTTGGTGCCAATCAGTTTGACGGAGAAAATCCTGCTGAAAGCAAAGCCAAAAGCTCTTTCTTTAATTGGTGGTATTTTGGTCTGTGCACGGGTTCTTTGTTAGGCATTGGAGTTTTGAGCTATGTCCAAGAGAACCTTAATTGGGGCCTCGGATTTGGAATTCCCTGCATTATCATGGTAATCGCTCTACTTATATTCTTGCTTGGAACCGCAACTTATAGATACATCATAATAAGTGAAAATGAAAGTCCATTCTTGAGAATCGGAAGGGTGTTTGTCAAAGCAGCCCGAAACTGGAATGTTAAACTCCTTGTAATCGGTAACAAAGAAGACTCACATGGAACACAAAAACGTGATGGAACTCATCAATTTAGGTTTCTTGATAAGGCTTCGTTTGACGGTTGCAGCAATAATGAGGTAGGAGAGGCAAAGGGAGTACTCAGGTTGTTTCCTATATGGGCAGCAACATTGGTTTATGGTATCGTTTACTCGCAGACATCAACCTTCTTCACCAAACAAGGCATTCCAACgggtatatttttaaaaaaaatggtatttgacgcaaataaaaaaagtaaatggtatatggtgaattattaa